Proteins from one Erysipelothrix larvae genomic window:
- a CDS encoding DegV family protein has product MTNEKIAILVDSGSDISEKLKEGMDVYSLPLRVTIDNNSYTDGLDITSKQVYQALDTSKVTSSLPSGEDIERQLHELKEQGYTHIIAILISSGLSGTYNVVRLLSEKEVGLTVAVYDTKNISLGCGFIALETARYVKEGHSFDEALAFVDDALKRGKVYFTVGNLEYLQRGGRIGLVAGTVANVLNIKPVISCNEDGIYYTITKVRGFKRSIQKMIDVAAHDLGDSKHYRVTLINADTSENLEAILNYAKERFPYATSVEFTDLSPTLGIHTGPEAVGIGTYRFD; this is encoded by the coding sequence ATGACCAATGAAAAAATCGCAATTCTTGTCGACTCAGGATCCGATATCAGTGAAAAGCTCAAAGAAGGAATGGATGTTTACAGCCTGCCACTTCGTGTCACCATCGATAATAATTCCTATACCGATGGACTTGATATTACATCAAAACAAGTCTATCAAGCACTGGATACTTCTAAAGTAACCTCTTCCTTACCCAGTGGGGAAGACATTGAACGGCAACTTCATGAACTTAAAGAACAAGGGTATACCCATATTATCGCTATTTTAATCTCAAGTGGATTAAGTGGTACCTATAATGTAGTTCGTCTTTTATCCGAAAAAGAAGTAGGCCTTACCGTTGCGGTTTATGATACCAAAAACATTAGCTTAGGATGTGGATTTATCGCCCTTGAAACAGCACGTTATGTGAAAGAAGGTCACAGTTTTGATGAAGCTTTGGCTTTTGTTGATGATGCGCTAAAACGCGGAAAAGTATACTTCACAGTTGGAAATCTTGAGTACCTTCAACGTGGGGGTCGCATAGGACTTGTTGCGGGAACGGTTGCGAATGTCCTAAATATTAAACCGGTAATTTCATGTAATGAAGACGGTATTTATTACACCATTACAAAAGTGAGAGGCTTTAAACGAAGCATTCAAAAGATGATTGATGTCGCAGCCCATGATCTCGGTGATTCAAAACACTATCGTGTCACCTTAATCAATGCAGACACATCTGAAAATCTTGAAGCAATTCTTAACTACGCCAAAGAACGCTTCCCGTATGCGACATCGGTTGAATTTACCGACTTGTCCCCAACGCTTGGCATCCATACAGGACCTGAAGCCGTAGGCATTGGAACCTATCGATTTGATTAA
- a CDS encoding alpha/beta fold hydrolase has translation MTVFSTLTPLALIAIVIVGVLCIFYAVLIHGKDPYHKILRKVGFNETQVHIGNVCFNYAQGPNHGPALLLLHAQHMDWYSYSRVLPELSKSFHIYVLDYHGHGKTHAPVASMNANQMGEDIAQFIETVIQEPVFISGNSSGGILTAWLAANKPMYVKAIVLEDPALLSSEYPRVLNTIADRSFAICDQFIKDNEEDFLIYWIGKCRDFFKRYVGVDVGPMLQFMVRLYRHYHEGQPVEIIFLPTTVRLMMRGMDYYDPHFGQGFHVGSWNKDFDHKDALRRIKAPTLLLHANYEITEEGVLNGALDQDDVAMIQPCVPNIHTKRIDSNHVIHLDHPDTYIQNLKDFFLNQP, from the coding sequence ATGACTGTGTTTAGTACCCTTACACCACTTGCCCTAATTGCAATTGTGATTGTCGGTGTATTATGTATTTTTTATGCTGTATTGATTCATGGGAAAGATCCCTACCATAAGATTTTAAGAAAAGTAGGGTTTAATGAGACGCAGGTTCACATTGGGAATGTATGCTTTAACTATGCACAAGGACCTAACCATGGGCCAGCTTTATTGTTATTGCATGCTCAGCATATGGATTGGTATTCTTACAGTCGGGTGCTTCCAGAACTATCAAAGTCCTTTCATATCTATGTCCTTGATTATCATGGACATGGAAAGACACATGCACCCGTTGCATCCATGAATGCCAATCAGATGGGTGAAGACATCGCACAGTTTATTGAAACAGTCATTCAAGAACCGGTCTTTATTTCAGGAAACTCTTCGGGAGGGATCTTAACTGCATGGCTTGCAGCGAATAAGCCAATGTATGTCAAAGCGATTGTTCTTGAAGACCCAGCGCTTTTATCCAGTGAATACCCACGGGTGTTAAATACCATTGCAGATCGATCCTTTGCAATCTGTGATCAATTTATTAAGGATAACGAAGAAGACTTTTTAATCTATTGGATTGGGAAATGTCGTGACTTTTTTAAACGGTATGTTGGCGTTGATGTCGGTCCGATGCTTCAATTCATGGTACGCCTTTATCGCCATTATCATGAAGGACAACCCGTTGAAATCATCTTTTTACCGACAACGGTTCGTCTTATGATGCGGGGGATGGATTACTATGATCCCCACTTTGGCCAAGGGTTTCACGTCGGTTCTTGGAACAAAGACTTTGATCACAAAGACGCACTAAGACGCATTAAAGCACCCACGCTTTTACTTCATGCTAACTATGAAATAACTGAGGAAGGTGTCTTAAATGGGGCCCTTGATCAAGACGATGTGGCGATGATTCAACCCTGCGTTCCAAACATTCACACCAAACGCATTGACTCAAATCATGTGATTCATTTGGATCATCCAGATACATACATTCAAAATCTTAAGGATTTCTTTTTGAATCAACCCTAA
- a CDS encoding DUF1836 domain-containing protein, translating into MNYEAWIHEIKDFTLPRYSELPEIPLYLDQVLEYVNSKLMPIFRYEKYEITGSMINNYVKHKMMSAPIKKRYSRNHIAYIMTITILKQINSIPSISQGIKAVRSEFGSGDAYDIFIGFVEEGIRHILAQTYDNTSIYLGEEKIVSTLVPMKAACIAFAAKIVAEHALESLMEEKNNDQ; encoded by the coding sequence ATGAACTACGAAGCATGGATTCATGAAATTAAAGATTTTACATTACCACGATACAGTGAACTTCCTGAGATACCACTGTATTTGGACCAAGTGTTGGAATATGTAAATTCAAAACTCATGCCCATCTTTCGATATGAAAAATATGAAATTACTGGGTCTATGATCAATAACTATGTGAAGCACAAAATGATGTCTGCACCCATTAAGAAACGGTATTCAAGAAATCATATTGCCTATATTATGACGATTACGATTCTTAAGCAAATCAACAGCATACCCAGCATTTCTCAAGGGATTAAAGCCGTACGCAGTGAGTTTGGAAGTGGGGATGCGTATGATATATTCATTGGGTTTGTTGAAGAGGGAATTCGGCATATATTAGCGCAGACATACGATAATACCTCCATTTATTTAGGTGAGGAAAAAATAGTTTCGACACTTGTACCAATGAAAGCAGCGTGTATCGCATTCGCTGCGAAAATCGTTGCAGAACATGCACTGGAAAGTCTTATGGAGGAAAAAAACAATGACCAATGA